The following proteins are co-located in the Phocoena phocoena chromosome 1, mPhoPho1.1, whole genome shotgun sequence genome:
- the DYRK3 gene encoding dual specificity tyrosine-phosphorylation-regulated kinase 3 — protein sequence MGGTARGPGRKDAGPPGAGLPPQQRRLGDGVYDTFVMIDETKCPPCSNALCNPSEPPLPRRLNITTEHLTRDPTQRFLNGGEMKVEQLFQEFGNRRSDTFQSDGVNDSEKCSPTVSQGKSSDSLNTVKSSSSSKAPKVLPLTPEQALKQYKHHLTAYEKLEIISYPEIYFVGPNAKKRHGVIGGPNNGGYDDADGAYIHVPRDHLAYRYEVLKIIGKGSFGQVARVYDHKLRQYVALKMVRNEKRFHRQAAEEIRILEHLKKQDKTGSMNVIHMLESFTFRNHVCMAFELLSIDLYELIKKNKFQGFSIQLVRKFAQSILQSLDALHKNKIIHCDLKPENILLKHHGRSATKVIDFGSSCFEYQKLYTYIQSRFYRAPEIILGSRYSTPIDIWSFGCILAELLTGQPLFPGEDEGDQLACMMELLGMPPPKLLEQSKRAKYFINSKGLPRYCSVTTQADGRVVLVGGCSRRGKKRGPPGSKDWGTALKGCDDYLFIEFLKRCLHWDPSARLTPAQALRHPWISKSVPRRLTIEKVSGKRVVNPANAFPGLGSKLPPVVGIANKLKANLMSETSGGIPLCSVLPKLIS from the exons ATGGGAGGCACAGCTCGCGGGCCCGGGCGGAAGGATGCGGGGCCGCCAGGAGCCGGACTCCCGCCCCAGCAGCGGAG ATTGGGTGATGGTGTCTATGATACCTTCGTGATGATAGATGAAACCAAATGCCCACCCTGTTCAAATGCACTCTGCAATCCTTCTGAACCACCTCTACCCAGAAGACTAAAT ATCACCACTGAGCATTTAACAAGAGATCCTACTCAGCGCTTTCTGAATGGAGGTGAGATGAAGGTAGAACAACTATTTCAAGAATTTGGCAACAGAAGATCTGATACTTTTCAGTCAGATGGCGTCAACGACTCTGAAAAATGCTCTCCTACAGTTTCTCAGGGTAAAAGTTCAGATAGTTTGAATACAGTAAAATCCAGCAGTTCATCCAAAGCACCCAAAGTGTTGCCTCTGACTCCAGAACAAGCGCTGAAGCAATATAAACACCACCTCACTGCTTATGAGAAGCTGGAAATCATCAGTTATCCAGAAATTTACTTTGTGGGTCCAAATGCCAAAAAAAGACATGGAGTTATCGGTGGTCCCAATAATGGGGGTTACGATGATGCAGACGGGGCCTATATTCACGTGCCTCGAGACCATCTAGCTTATCGATACGAGGTGCTGAAAATTATTGGCAAGGGCAGTTTTGGGCAGGTAGCCCGGGTCTATGATCACAAACTTCGGCAGTACGTGGCCCTGAAGATGGTACGCAATGAAAAGCGCTTCCATCGCCAAGCAGCCGAGGAGATCCGGATTTTGGAGCATCTTAAAAAGCAGGATAAAACCGGTAGCATGAACGTCATTCATATGCTGGAAAGTTTCACGTTCCGGAACCATGTTTGCATGGCCTTTGAGTTGCTGAGCATAGACCTTTatgaactcattaaaaaaaacaagttccAGGGTTTTAGCATCCAGTTGGTTCGCAAGTTTGCTCAATCCATCTTGCAATCCTTGGATGCTCTCCACAAAAACAAGATCATTCACTGTGACCTGAAGCCAGAAAACATTCTCCTGAAACACCATGGGCGCAGTGCGACTAAGGTCATTGACTTTGGGTCCAGCTGTTTTGAGTACCAGAAGCTTTACACATATATCCAGTCTCGGTTCTACAGAGCTCCAGAGATCATCTTAGGAAGCCGCTACAGCACGCCCATTGACATATGGAGTTTTGGCTGCATCCTTGCAGAACTTTTAACAGGACAGCCTCTCTTCCCTGGAGAGGATGAAGGAGACCAGCTGGCCTGTATGATGGAGCTTCTAGGGATGCCACCACCAAAACTCCTGGAGCAATCCAAACGTGCCAAGTACTTTATTAACTCCAAGGGCCTACCTCGCTACTGTTCTGTGACCACTCAGGCAGATGGGAGGGTTGTGCTTGTGGGAGGTTGTTCACGGAGGGGTAAGAAGCGCGGTCCCCCAGGCAGCAAAGACTGGGGGACAGCACTGAAGGGGTGTGATGATTACTTATTCATAGAGTTTTTGAAAAGGTGTCTTCACTGGGACCCCTCTGCCCGCCTGACCCCAGCTCAAGCACTAAGACACCCTTGGATTAGCAAGTCTGTGCCCAGACGTCTCACCATTGAAAAGGTGTCAGGCAAAAGGGTAGTAAATCCTGCAAACGCTTTCCCGGGCCTGGGTTCCAAGCTGCCTCCAGTTGTAGGAATAGCCAATAAGCTTAAAGCTAACTTAATGTCAGAAACCAGTGGTGGTATACCTCTGTGCAGTGTATTGCCAAAACTGATTAGCTAA